The proteins below come from a single Sorghum bicolor cultivar BTx623 chromosome 4, Sorghum_bicolor_NCBIv3, whole genome shotgun sequence genomic window:
- the LOC8081690 gene encoding uncharacterized protein LOC8081690 encodes MRLCIARSLIHLFPTASSSVPTASSFVPPLQASSVRAPSGRPSDPLLPLPFAHPAPAARSVPGDDGAAGGARSQRRRHEARPHVVGPRVVRVGTVIGVGIFVLTGREAKEDIGLAVVISYVVSGASSMLSVSRCVRVADSLFHQFRTESGRDERRQAEKFWGRLKFSQFSSRYRLRIVRTSLSRDLLVSMAQLMRTVRHLFNS; translated from the exons ATGAGACTCTGCATTGCTCGTTCACTCATTCATTTGTTCCCCACCGCGAGCTCATCCGTTCCCACCGCGAGTTCATTCGTTCCCCCACTGCAAGCCTCATCTGTGCGAGCGCCGAGCGGACGGCCCTCCGACCCCTTACTCCCTCTCCCCTTCGCACACCCCGCGCCAGCAGCAAGATCTGTCCCAGGAGACGACGGAGCTGCAGGAGGTGCGCGCTCGCAGCGGCGCCGACATGAAGCGCGACCTCACGTGGTGGGACCTCGCGTGGTTCGGGTCGGCACCGTCATCGGCGTCGGGATCTTCGTGCTCACGGGTCGGGAGGCCAAGGAGGACATTGGTCTTGCCGTCGTCATCTCCTACGTCGTCTCCGGCGCCTCCAGCATGCTCTCCGTCTCGCGGTGTGTCCGAGTCGCTG ATTCGCTCTTCCACCAGTTTCGGACGGAGTCGGGCCGAGACGAACGGAGGCAGGCAGAAAAATTTtggggcagactgaaattttcacaatttagtagTAGGTATAGATTAAGAATTGTTCGAACAAGTTTGTCCCGGGATTTATTAGTGTCTATGGCTCAGCTTATGAGGACGGTAAGGCATTTATTCAACAGCTAA
- the LOC8077808 gene encoding uncharacterized protein LOC8077808 yields MCLVVVCDEPERVVATHQAPGRCPYCGGGVVRADVESAPRLCFVPLCFRIRRRFYCSLCSRRLVSVA; encoded by the coding sequence ATGTGCCTGGTGGTGGTCTGCGACGAGCCTGAGCGCGTGGTGGCCACGCACCAGGCGCCCGGGCGGTGCCCCtactgcggcggcggcgtggtcaGGGCGGACGTGGAGAGCGCGCCGCGGCTCTGCTTCGTCCCGCTCTGCTTCCGCATCCGACGACGCTTCTACTGCTCCCTCTGCTCGCGCCGCCTCGTCTCCGTCGCCTGA
- the LOC8081691 gene encoding uncharacterized protein LOC8081691 codes for MDHMHRRADHGHGGDAPASAHAQQAGVDKNRQQEHQPPSSLNPTAARLLREAIVSQPDGEKPAAATGFSDILAFARSVDRVDSPLE; via the coding sequence ATGGACCACATGCATCGGCGTGCCGACCACGGCCACGGCGGCGACGCGCCGGCGAGCGCCCACGCCCAGCAGGCCGGTGTAGACAAGAACCGGCAGCAGGAGCATCAGCCGCCTTCTTCGTTGAACCCGACGGCGGCGAGGCTCCTCCGCGAGGCCATCGTCTCCCAGCCGGACGGCGAGAAGCCGGCTGCCGCGACGGGCTTCTCGGACATCCTGGCCTTTGCGCGCTCCGTTGACCGGGTCGACTCTCCTCTTGAGTAG
- the LOC110434785 gene encoding L10-interacting MYB domain-containing protein-like — MKIPSGFLFSDWSDENIRIVCENFADEVQKGNRANTHLNKTRYKNVIKRFKESTGCDYTRLQFKNKWDRLKGDYAIWKKLSNHQTDIGWDKSKKNIRIGVAPALASLSCDNSRVNDEEEADDDSEPEQETPISSARGKRSGEAVNSTGKKPKTSTRHWLQNQMRKLVDMNERTTASCESIARREVRSGYSIEDVMALVVECGAAPGSNEHFIATILFTKRAERQMFMTLRTPRDRIDWLRKIHEWMTRNDVHK, encoded by the exons ATGAAAATACCTAGTGGTTTTTTGTTCTCCGATTGGTCAGATGAAAATATTAGGATAGTTTGTGAGAATTTTGCTGATGAAGTACAAAAGGGAAACCGGGCAAACACTCACTTGAATAAGACTAGGTACAAGAATGTCATTAAGAGGTTCAAAGAAAGTACTGGTTGTGATTACACTAGATTGCAGTTCAAAAACAAGTGGGATAGGTTGAAAGGTGATTATGCTATTTGGAAGAAACTCAGCAACCATCAGACTGATATTGGATGGGATAAATCGAAAAAGAACATTCGGAT TGGTGTAGCACCGGCCCTAGCAAGTTTGTCATGTGACAATTCTCGAGttaatgatgaagaagaagctgatgaTGATAGTGAGCCAGAACAAGAGACACCTATTAGTAGTGCAAGGGGAAAGAGGAGTGGAGAGGCTGTTAACAGTACAGGAAAGAAACCAAAGACAAGTACAAGGCATTGGTTACAGAATCAAATGAGGAAACTAGTGGACATGAATGAGAGGACCACGGCTTCTTGTGAGTCCATTGCAAGGAGGGAAGTTAGATCTGGGTATTCCATAGAGGATGTAATGGCCTTGGTTGTGGAGTGTGGTGCTGCTCCAGGATCAAATGAGCACTTCATTGCAACTATTCTTTTTACCAAGAGGGCTGAGAGACAGATGTTCATGACTTTGAGAACTCCTCGGGATAGGATTGATTGGTTGAGGAAGATACATGAGTGGATGACTAGAAATGATGTGCATAAATAG